The Episyrphus balteatus chromosome 4, idEpiBalt1.1, whole genome shotgun sequence genome includes a window with the following:
- the LOC129920190 gene encoding torsin-like protein — protein MKTHTIILFIVIISLVTNYSHAVDPITFTVGTAVLAGFGYNFDYVKQKTYCSFQECCSDYWIPGDINKLKNELESHLFGQHIVLEKVIPAIRAHFSKDTASKKALVLSFHGTPGTGKNYVADFIAKSLYLKGLESKFVHLFKGRADFPYQSESERYSKEIKELVEKSVTDCPRSLFIFDEVDKMPHGIFESLTSLVDYYSTSRGPDYRQAIFVFVSNTAGLNIALHLGSLLKQGTLRESTRMSDFEKILELGAYNLEGGMKKTGLIEAHVVDHYIPFLPLEKEHVYKCIEAEFQRWDKTPDRNVIENMINEYVSFEKKTGIFATSGCKKLDKKVAVEAESMF, from the exons atgaaaactcatacaattatcctatttattgttattatttctttAGTAACAAATTATTCACATGCAGTAGATCCAATAACTTTTACTGTTGGAACGGCGGTATTAGCTGGTTTTGGCTATAATTTTGATTAtgtgaaacaaaaaacttactGTAGTTTTCAAGAATGCTGTAGTGATTACTGGATTCCTGGCGATATTAATa AGTTGAAGAACGAATTGGAGTCACATCTGTTTGGGCAGCATATTGTCTTAGAAAAGGTTATTCCTGCTATACGCGCACACTTTAGTAAAGATACAGCTTCTAAAAAAGCATTGGTACTAAGTTTTCATGGAACTCCTGGCACGGGGAAAAACTACGTTGCGGATTTCATAGCCAAATCTCTGTACTTAAAAGGTTTAGAGAGTAAGTTTGTGCATCTTTTTAAAGGAAGGGCTGATTTTCCGTATCAAAGTGAAAGTGAACGATATTCt aaagaaataaaagaacTGGTTGAAAAATCAGTCACCGACTGCCCAAGATCGCTATTTATATTTGACGAAGTTGATAAAATGCCACACGGAATATTCGAATCACTTACATCACTTGTAGATTACTATTCTACCTCTAGAGGACCGGACTACAGACAAGCcatatttgtgtttgtttcaaATACAGCGGGACTCAACATTGCTCTTCACTTGGGATCTCTTTTGAAGCAGGGAACATTACGAGAAAGTACAAGAATGAGtgattttgagaaaattctTGAACTTGGAGCGTATAATTTGGAAGGTGGAATGAAAAAAACAGGGCTAATAGAAGCCCATGTAGTGGACCATTATATTCCATTTTTACCGCTCGAAAAAGAACATGTATATAAATGTATAGAGGCGGAATTTCAGCGTTGGGATAAAACACCTGATCGTAATGTTATAGA AAATATGATCAATGAATATGTATCATTTGAAAAGAAGACGGGCATATTTGCAACATCTGGATGCAAGAAACTTGATAAAAAAGTAGCTGTTGAGGCGGAATCGatgttttaa
- the LOC129920194 gene encoding 39S ribosomal protein L30, mitochondrial, which yields MEVSNLLNALRRLSIQPIRTYGKHNKKYVYTDGIKYEGIYYYPRTKDHQDPPITPAKLFRVQRIKPVKGNPYWEKRILKDLGLDGKQGNFTVVKNIPENNARLWKIKHLLKVTPITFKYGEPTENDIKHTILKENGECIVTKEIGQLEKRFEATEKFEADPKRLDTDLLKKDARLKWLNNW from the exons ATGGAAGTTTCAAACCTTTTGAACGCTTTACGTCGTTTATCTATCCAACCCATCCGTACGTATGGAAAGCATAACAAGAAATATGTGTACACCGATGGAATAAAGTACGAAGGAATTTATTACTACCCACG CACAAAAGACCACCAAGATCCACCAATAACTCCAGCTAAGCTATTCCGTGTTCAAAGAATCAAACCTGTCAAGGGCAACCCTTACTGGGAAAAACGAATCCTTAAAGACCTTGGGTTAGATGGAAAACAGGGTAACTTTACTGTTGTCAAAAATATCCCCGAAAATAACGCACGGCTATGGAAGATCAAACACCTGCTTAAAGTCACTCCAATCACATTTAAATACGGTGAGCCCACAGAGAACGACATCAAACATACTATCCTTAAGGAAAACGGAGAATGTATTGTCACCAAAGAAATTGGTCAGTTAGAAAAACGTTTTGAGGCTACTGAAAAATTCGAAGCCGATCCAAAAAGACTAGACACAGATCTATTGAAGAAAGATGCTCGCCTTAAATGGTTAAATAATTggtaa